CACACCCTCTACCATCCCCTCGACTtcccagtgacaaagtcagatCATATATTATGTCACTGTTGCTGATATCATATGTACGAAATGTGTAAATAATGTCGTACTTTGTGGAAACATACTAGCCAACAGTTTCTTCTGGCGTCTGGGCTGGACTGAACATTAGGAGAGTGTAATGCTAAATCGGAGGAGTACTCTTTGCACAGCTACATTTTAAGCATTTAGCATTGTAGTCAATTATTGACACTCTCCTGCAAAGTTATATTTATTCACCTTTTTCCTTGTCACGTCAAAAAATTCCTACTTATTGAGTTCTTGCTGATGTGCACACTATTATACAGTACGTGCAAAGTGTATGTTCATGATAGTGATAGTAGTAGATAGTAGATAGTAGCAGCTGTATGAGGTCTCCACTGGTCATGTAGTCCTCTTTTTGAAATTTAGAAAACATACACTCACTGACCACTTTATacggtacacctgttcaacagctcgttaacacaaatagctaatcagccaatcacgtggcagcaactcaatgcatttagtcatgtagacatggtcaagatgacctgctgaaggtcaaaccgagcatcagaatggggaagaaaggtgatttaagtgactttgaacatggcatggttgttggtatcagacaggctggtctgagtgtttcagattttcacacacagccatctctagggtttacagaggatggtctgaaaaagagaaaatatccaatgagtggcagttctctgggtgaaaatgccttgttgatgccagaggtcagaggagaatggccagactggttcaagatcaTAGAAAGGCAACTCAAATAACCATtcattacaaccaaggtctgcagaagaccatctctgaaccagcAGCAcgttgaaccttgaagcagatgggctacagcagcagaagaccacaccaggtgccactcctgtcagctaacaacaggaaactgaggctacagttcacacaggctcaccaaaactggacaatagaagattggaaaaacgttgcctggtctgatgagtctggatttctgctgccacattcagatggtagggtcagaatttggtgtaaacaacatgaaagcatggatccatcctgccttgtatcaacggttcaggctggtggtggtggtgtaatggtgtgggggatattttcttggcacactttgggccccttagtaccaactgagcatggtttaaacaccacagcctacctgagtattgttgctgactgtgtcctggaaatctctgaggaattttgccagcaccttgttgaatctatgaaaTGAAGAATTAAGGccgttctgaaggcaaaaggagtcaaggtgtacctaataaagtggccagtgtgTGTATACTAAAAAGTATCACATAGACAGTATCTGTGGAAGCTGGTAGAATTTTGCAgaacacaaaatacacaaatctTATTTCATATACAAGGaataaaaactgtattttacaACATGCATGTTTGCAGCCGTGGTCGACATACTCGCTGAATAAGAAGGAAGTTCTAAACTAAACAACATCTTAATTTCACAGTTCAAGCACGCAGCACCTCGTCCGCTCAGCACAGTGAAGTGACATTCTCTGTGGTCGGAGtgcaacagagaaaaaaacagaagtgtattttaaaatgagaaCTTCTTTCAGCGGTTGACCAACAGCAGATATGAGAACACTGAACAGAAGAGAACTACAGTAACTCTGCCTGTTGACTCGTcttcacagagaaaaacaaaatacaaagaaacaTCTCTTCAAAAAAAATTAGATTTTATTCTCCAAAGCAGATTGAGGAAAAAGAACCGGATTATTATTGTAAAATTATTCGTAcaaaaatatgaacatttgTAAAAAATCATGAGGTTGGAAAAAGGAGATGGGTGACAGATTAAGAAtaaaaggtaataaataaaaaccaaacataGTGGATGCAAATCCACATCATCAAAGACTACCTTGGCTACTACTATAAAGATATATATTAGATATATTATATGGGATATATGAAATACAGTGGCACTCTTGCACACATCAGGGCTGTCATgcggaagatgaaatttcctcATTGGGCTCTGAAAGAGAAGACACAAGATCAAGCTGGAAAACATGAGCTAACTTCCTGTTGAGTGTCACATCAACTTTTTGACAGTTGGCACTTCGCTCATGATGTAGACTCTGTTCGTTTGTCTCACCTGTCCAGGTCCGATAAACAGGAAGCTTGAGCGTGGGGTGTGTGATCTCCACGCACACTCTCAAACGTGCTCTCTCGTTCTCTCTGGGGCCCTTCCTCAAGTTCACTCTGTTGATGTGCAGCGCTCCCGGGTCTTCGTCTCTTTCtttgtcactgtcttcatcCAAGTCTGACTTTGTCTCCTCGTCCCTGTCAATGTTGTTATTCTCTCCGTCCACGTGTTCGTCGATGTATTCGATGCCTTCAGTGTGGGGGTCTGTGACGGctgcttttgtttctgtgaagcaacaacaataaaaaatgaagacaGGACCAAAGCTTATGTAGAGTGTTTTATGTCAGACAAAATAGCAatactgtattgtttttttttagctttctgCATATCACACCCCTCCCCCACACATCAGAGTGACCACAGTGTGGCATATGAGGGAATGCAACCTCAGAAGTCAGAGCAAACACTGTGTGGAGGGTGTGTGTTGAGTTTCCACTTAACATGCACATGATATTTTAGATCTCACACAAATGTAAATCAAGTTTGCACACCTGATACTTTCAAGGAGACTGGTGAAGGAGAGAATACTGAACTTACCATAATGCAATAGGAAAATCATGTTTCATCACTATCCACATATTTTTAAACCCCAGGCCCAACTTTGGTTCCCAACAAAAACTTGCTGACTTTGAACCTCagccaaaaacaaagaaagagggCATCATACCCTGAAACTACGCCCACCAGACGGGAAAACAATTGTCACCACGATTTGCAACCAACAGCTGAAAACCTCACAAAAACCTGTCGCTAgctaaaaacattacatttaaaggattattttagcaccCTGTGTCTATCAGAAAGGAAAATGTATATTGTCAAACTCAATATTGTGTCTCTGTCTTAAAGTCCCCTCTTCTTACCTTTGCTTATTTTGGAGAAATGATCCCACTGAATGGTCAGAAGTGAAATACTTTGATATTTACAACTAAATCAATCGGCAGAAATTTTTTTggtgttgtacatttctgcaaactacggATACGTTACGTTTACGGAACTTTAAATTTTaataatgctgtggttaacgtggctaggtttaggcacaaaaacaacttggttatgtttagaaaaaagatcatgtttgagCTTAAAATCTTCAGTGTTGGGGGCAAAATCAcagcagaaaacacagagatgtCCATGTAAAAAACTAATGATTTTTTGGGGACTATGCGCCGTGGAAAATCAGGATAATACCTttgacatgtaaaaatgtaacatatccgtggtttgcagtaACCTACgttgcaaacattttcttcaggcgACTTGTGTACTACCAATATTTCATCAAATCACCAGGTAAGATCATCATTTAATCTACAAATATCAGCACCAGGTCTTGCATAGCATAGTTACCTTTAACGTAAACAGTCTTTCTGGCCAAATTAGCAAAAGTAACTCATTTAATGCATACAAAACCTCCACTTTATGAAAGTAATGTCAGCAATATCCAATTTTGTCTTCTGAAGACTCGATCGAGGAGAATCCCCGCTCAACATACTGAGTGTAACACTGTGTATGCCGTCCAGAGTTTCTGAGGGTGTCCTTGCCCAGTTCTTGCATTTAGCCACTCACCTGGCTCGAGCTAAATCACCTTGACTGTCTCTAACAAAATGCACATATCTAAAAAGGGTCTCTCGTCTATTGATCCTGGAACATGGGGCAATCTCCCTTCCCCTTAACCCTGGGAGCTATGGCAACAGAGCTGGCTAAGCACCCTTATCTGGGCAGCTGTGCTCCCTCCGCCACAACTGGGAAGCCTCAAGGTCAAGTAGTCTGACCTTGAGGTCTCTTTTAGGTGTTCTGCTGACCTGACTGTTACCTCAAGCGTAACTATCATTGTTTTCCCTTCCAGTGTGGGCGGGGCTGAGGCTAGATGACATCACCAGGGTTACTCTCCCAGACTTTAATAGAGCTCCTCTAGAGCCACAGACGAAAATACatacatgatgtgttcaatttTTGGAATTCCCCTTTAAATACTCTTTAAAACAAGAGGTATGTATATAAAGCAATGACACGTACTTATGGCGTCGCCATTCTTCCGTCTCTCCAGCTGCTTGTTAGTCTGATGTGGCAGGTTCGTGGATCTCTCCAAGGCACACACACTTTTCAGCTCCCTCTGCCCGTCGTCTCCTATCTCCTCTGTCTCGTTGGACACCAGTGGTGAGAGAGTGTGTCCTCCTGCTGCCCAGAGTAATTTGACCTTAGGGTGACCTCCCTTCAACAGGAGAGAGAAGACACCAACGCCTTCACTGCTCCAACAGACAGAGAGCGATGGAGGAATGGACGGAGCAGCTGAAGGaatacaaacaggaagtgaatgaATAGGAATAATATCTTAGAGTGAAGTTTGAGTTTAGATATTGAAAGAACTATATCATAGGGATAATATCCAATGATGATGATTCATACCGATGTCAACATATCTCCAGTGTTTCTCCATAGGCTCATGTAGGGAACAGTGCTCCACTCTACAGATAATCCCTCCTCTTTCCTTCTTCTCCTGATTCACTGCCTTTCTCCTCAGAATGGCCGTGGCCCTGTAGAGTCCGGGCTGAGTCTGTACGGGGCCCCACATCTCTCCTCCCTCtaacacctcctcctctctgtcatcctgctctccctccctcaGCCTCAGCCAGGTGACTGACACATTCGGAGGGTAGAAATCTGTGATCTCACATCCAAGGGTCAAAGTCTGGTCTGGGGAGGAAGTGGAGCCGACGATTTCGGACACACACGGCCTCTTGATGAATCCTATTTGGGTTAAAGCGGAGATTTAAGCTTTGATTTTTACTGTCAAACTGTATGCCCTTTCTTCATCTCGTTCTTACCTCTGGTCTCGCGGGTGACGGGCTGCTTCAGGGCGATGTGGTGAACACTGACCCACACTTTAGTGCCACCCTTCTCCAGTTCACTGCGGGGCAGCTTACACTGGCTGAAGGCTGAGAAGAAGCCTTCAGAGTTGGGTCGAGGCGAGGACGAGGCCTGGGAGGCCACAGGGCTCAGCTCGCTCCCCTGGCAGAACCAGCGGAAGGTAATGACGTCCGGATGGAAATGTGACGCCCGGACGGTCATGCTGATGACATCTGGAAGACAGGAATTGCAGAGATGCAGCCTCTCACAACCAGGAATGTTTTACATCTATTAAAGTGCAACAGAATAAGATGTTTACCTGAGTCACTTGGTGTCTCTGCAAGCTGGATTTCTGATACCTCCGGAGCAGCTAAAAGACAAAGTGTACAAAGATATCAATTCCATAAATTGCTGAGATTACAGAAAAGCAGATGCAGTATGAGTAAATGAAAATCTTTCTTACACAGGATGGTAAACTTCTCTGACACTCTCTCCACCACGATCTTATCTTTGCCCATGTAGGACACCTGACACTTAAACACCGCCCCCTTGTGGGTTGAAATCTGGGGGATGAAGGTGAGGGAGGAGGTCAGCTGTTGAATGCCACTTCCAGATGAATGCAACGGCCCCTGAGTGTGCAGCTTGTAGTAACCCATCTGGCCTCTGGAGGACAGCAGAGGGCCTTTCTCCGACACTGGAGAGGTGAGAGTTAGACCGTAGGGCAGATGGATGGTGGTTAGAGGGTTATAGAGGCAGTTAAAGTTAGCTTTGGAGGTTCCTATGTGTGTGAGGTTGTACAGTGTTAGCAGAATTAAGtgtaaaagagaaaacatgGTATGTTTTAGGAGTAGTTACAATACAAATAGAAGACATCTCATGTGGCATCATTCTgctttccacatttttatttcccttGAAAGTTATAGTCCaggttttttgaagtggggctgtatgagatacttacctacagtagatggcggttgGTGCGCTCCCTGTttgcagaaacagacaggacTAGCACCCTAGATGCTCAGCTATGCATTGGATTAGGGTTAGCAGCAATATGtgttttagccacttaaaaaaagtcaacatcAACCTCTCTATGTTTACAATATCTGCACCGCTTCACCTTGCCGTCAGTCAGCACTTTCCTTTGGAGCTACATTTTCTCAACCGTAAAGCTTCCATATTCCTGTGCAAATACGCCCAGCAGAGCCTTGCACTGTACATCACTGGTAAGCTGTTCTGCAAACAGGGAGTGTGCCAACAGCCACCTACTGTATGTAGGACACCGACTATAGATAAGTATCtcagacattcattcatttattttctgtaaccacttatcctgttgggggtcctGGGTGTGCTtcagtctatcccagctgacattgggcgagaggcaggtcATGAGgttatcacagggctgacacacagagacagacaaccggtcatgctcacattcacacctatgagCAATTTCACCAaacaacctgcatgtctttggaatgcgggaggaagctggagtacacggagaaaacccacactgacacagggagaacatgcaaactctgggCAGAGGGCCCTGGCACCACTGTAtatcatacagccccacttaacaaaaaaacacaaactatcCCTTTGAAGGAAAacttcactcacaaaatgatCGTTTGTACTTTTCATAAATTAGTCATGTCGTGTCACCTTGAACTTGtgtgcctccacagaaaacagcGAACATACTGATTTATTGACTGACCACgtttaaaacagcaaaactacatcaaaacatccatttacacactctgacacaactcttgcagtataattcaagtctcatttatccagtcgtatgctcagtttTTCCCAAGCACATGCATTATCACTAAAAAACCTTATCCAGAACCTAACTGAAAATTAAACTTATCTATGATATCTTCAAAGTCAAACTCTTAGtagttcaatggtgttcattatgtctttagtttctgataatgactttagttgttcttttatctcagacgtgttaggatgttacataccttgacatgtttcggcggaaacttccgccttcctcagaagtgtccaAGGGACAAGGCCAGAGTCATACACACCGAGGACAACAAATACCAGCGATGGATCAGGGAGGCTATTGAAATAGGGAAGCGGGGCCCAGGGACGATGAACAGGGACGAGGGGGCATACATGCTCTCCCACACCTGGAACAGCGTCCTGGAGAGGCGGCAGACAGACCCTAATAtcggctgattgacagatcagctgataaagatgcgtcacaaccaccaccaagtgacacttctgaggaaggccgCCGAAACATggcaaggtatgtaacatcctaacatgtctgagataaaagaacaactaaagtcattatcaaACTCTTAGTTTTTAGTGGAAACACGTGTGTTtaggaagtgctgagcatacgactggataaatgagacttggattttactgcacaaaTTTTGTGAGAGtctgtaaacggatgttttgatatagttttgctacTGTTAAATGTGATCCCCAACCAACCACTAAATCAGtatgttttctgtggaggcatgtaagaaaaacaaagtgttccTCATGAATTCAAGATAACACAACATGACTAACAGATTCattaatgatcattttgtgggtaaagtatttctttaagttGCTTTAAAGGAGCTTAGCTTAGTATAAAGAATAGAAACAGGAGGAGACAGCGAGCCTGCCTCTTTCGAAAGGTGACAAACTCCACACACCAGCACCTGTAAGCTCACAAAATAGACATGTTCTCTGGTTTGTTTAGTCTGTACAAAAACAGTGTAAAATCTGCATCTCTGCTGGTTGTTTGGCAACGTCACCGTGACAACAGCACCCCAAGGAATTCACTGTGTCTGGCCAAGAAATAGTGTGGCACATCATTCCCACATCAAACCCCAATGTGTTGTTTTGCTGCTTTGGTTTTTGTACTGATTAAACAAATACGATAAAACATGTTGACTTATCTGATAgtggtagcttcatatttactgtacagataCGTGAGTGGTTTTTATCTTGTCTTTGATTCttggaaaaacattgaaaaaacacaaaatgttgaactatgtCTTTAAAGTTGAAAGCATCATCTTTTCCacactgactatgtttacatgcacaaaatatttaatttctcCCCCTTATTCTGAAAGACAGTATTCCCACTATGCTACTAATCAGCAGAGATACATTAGAAGAAAAGTTGATCTACgggagaataaatatttgaaagctGAAAGCGTGAAAGCTTTACTGTGTTACATTCGATTATATtttcataatcatcatcatctattgattttgtatttttctctacgtgaataaaaacatttccaccATTATCTGGTGCGTAAAacttcaccagaatgcaggaaatgaaaagTTTGATGCTCAAAACTTGCCTGGAGAGGACCCCAGGCTTAttatgttgaaatgaaacctacgcccttgaaCTGCTCGTTATATGGATGTGTGTGACCTCTCCTACCTGTGAGTGAAGTGTCAGAGATAGGAGTGTCATTGAGGAACCATGCAGTCTGGACTCGGTCCACCCTCCTGCCCTCAATGCTCACTGTCACCCTGCCCTTTTGACCTACGATCACGCGTGGCGGGAGGATGATCCCCGACACATTCAGGGACTTCTGTTTCtctgagggaggaaaaaaagaacacagatAAATTAGTTAGTGACAGTAAAGAGGGTGTTGAGGTGACAGCTGATGTGCAATAACTATAAGGTTTGCTGTCAAGCATGCATTCCTCACAGTCTGCCTGAAACCCATCGTGTCTAAGTGCTTATAGTTTAGTAACATAATAGTTTATGGAAATGTGATACTGTAAACGCCAGTTCAGAGTTATGCCAATAAAGAACAGAGGCCTTGTTgcattttcaagattttggtTTTAAAGACAATGCCTTTTTGTAGTATCTCTACTCGCATATCTTTTGAACATCTGTGGATCTCCTGGTATATTCTCAACGTGGGTGTTAGCGGCCTCATTATAAAAACTTCCTAAGTCTAAAATCCCATCTTACCTCAGTTTACTAcagtaaaatgtttcctaactgcatttacaaaaaaatcagaccagtggttcccaactggtgggtcacggtcaaAATGCAGGTTgctggtccattctgaatggaccacaagtgacctGCAAACacgtcaagtttgtaaaaaacacacttgacATGCATGATGCTAAATCtataaactgtgtggaccttgaaccaagactaaggagaaatctggaccccgtgcctggaccagttgggaaccactgacatAGACCCTGTCCTAAATTATAAATAACTGCCAcacatggcagcagcactgttGTTAGGTCTGTATGGCAATTACAATGAAATGGGgaacaaaataaacactgaaacataaTGATTGACAGGCTACTCAAAACATATGATGACGCTGTAAATTTCCTGGTCCTGATTAAATTTCGATTGCTGAGACGATTAATTTTGAATTTGACCGACGTGCTGTGTCCACCTCTGCAGAGGCCTATTGCCACAAGAAGCAAAAATTGAATGCCCATCTTTTTGTGTCCATGATAGCAAGTTAGGTAGCCTGTAACAAGTGAGAGCTGTTGATGATATGGCCTGTCCACCTTGAGTACTGGTACATTCTTAACATAGATACAGGCCTGACAGCACAAGTGTCGACTGAAGAATCAAGTTTGCAGTTATAGGTCGAAGTTTAAGATAAAAGTGTACAATGCAGGAATTGCGGGCTACTGTTCATAAACAGTATCACCAGCTGAAGTATAGGTGAGAGTCAACCCCAGATTTGCTTTATTTATGGTTTTTTTCCAGCGCTGTGTCCAtaatttttgtagcttcctcttagATGCGTGATACACTTTTaagtcaaagctaaaaacattccCATTTCGCACTGTCTACTCCACCCTGTAATGATAGCAGCTATATTTTCAAACTCAATTTTTCTCAACTTTGAATTGACCCcaaatgtatgaaatgtgctatacaaataaagctgccatGCCATGCGTGCTGCTCACGGCACCTGTTTGCTAATTATCGCTAAAGGAAGCTGTGGCGATGAAAAGGGAGTACTGACACAAGAAAAATTAAATCACAAAagagttttcaaactaaaacggGGTCAGCAGTGTTTTCAAAGGTCTGTTTTTGGGGTTCAAAAACACCAGAGTAGTGTGGATGTTAGGTGTAAACATGGCAATGgttatgcattttaaaataaaaaacatatcagTGTGGATGCAGCCCTAGTGtgtcattttctttctactgaaccaCATCTTACAACCTGCTAGCTC
The Epinephelus moara isolate mb chromosome 13, YSFRI_EMoa_1.0, whole genome shotgun sequence genome window above contains:
- the si:ch211-180a12.2 gene encoding uncharacterized protein si:ch211-180a12.2, with the translated sequence MRCKVLVHVVLLTLIKNVSPSEIQASPNTNAILPCNVTFPLSATGDKIDKSLIQVSWISNGSDIASFREGVPQIKPGFSWDTTDFVNGDFSLTVLRAALDLQGVYECTVSYNSTAVHSSNVTFSILASPTLSVPQQWMVLETESHLKCHADAFYPPPVFFSWTRDGQVIQPPYIVEGEQTSDGYYMAVGNLTFYPSREDQNATFGCKVSHNGSDRKLDFMLNITYLPSVRLSVVPSHSNNIPLTLYCDMENFYPEEVSVSWLQNGTVLPEPLATEQNPDGTYRSRRYYTLSPKQREQGGKVECAVNQPGVMHPVSGSAYLEKLDPRDEAPVLTKSAKASVAMMCISIVLVFLLCFGFSWRRRDEKQKSLNVSGIILPPRVIVGQKGRVTVSIEGRRVDRVQTAWFLNDTPISDTSLTVSEKGPLLSSRGQMGYYKLHTQGPLHSSGSGIQQLTSSLTFIPQISTHKGAVFKCQVSYMGKDKIVVERVSEKFTILSAPEVSEIQLAETPSDSDVISMTVRASHFHPDVITFRWFCQGSELSPVASQASSSPRPNSEGFFSAFSQCKLPRSELEKGGTKVWVSVHHIALKQPVTRETRGFIKRPCVSEIVGSTSSPDQTLTLGCEITDFYPPNVSVTWLRLREGEQDDREEEVLEGGEMWGPVQTQPGLYRATAILRRKAVNQEKKERGGIICRVEHCSLHEPMEKHWRYVDIAAPSIPPSLSVCWSSEGVGVFSLLLKGGHPKVKLLWAAGGHTLSPLVSNETEEIGDDGQRELKSVCALERSTNLPHQTNKQLERRKNGDAIKTKAAVTDPHTEGIEYIDEHVDGENNNIDRDEETKSDLDEDSDKERDEDPGALHINRVNLRKGPRENERARLRVCVEITHPTLKLPVYRTWTEPNEEISSSA